A single Numenius arquata chromosome 1, bNumArq3.hap1.1, whole genome shotgun sequence DNA region contains:
- the SERTM1 gene encoding serine-rich and transmembrane domain-containing protein 1, with protein sequence MSEPDPSSGFVGNMENGTFLELYPTSLSTSVDSSPGRLSNVYVYVSIFLSLLAFLLLLLIIALQRLKNIISSSSSYPEYNSDAGSSFTNLEVCSISSQRSALSNLSS encoded by the coding sequence atgTCAGAACCCGACCCTTCATCCGGATTTGTAGGAAACATGGAAAATGGAACTTTTCTGGAGCTGTATCCCACATCCCTTTCAACTTCAGTGGATTCATCACCTGGTCGTTTATCCAACGTCTATGTCTATGTTTCTATATTCCTTAGTCTCTtagcttttctccttttgctattGATCATTGCACTTCAGAGGCTGAAAAACATAATTTCTTCCAGTTCCTCCTACCCAGAATATAATAGCGATGCTGGAAGTTCTTTCACTAATTTAGAGGTTTGTAGCATTTCTTCCCAGCGCTCTGCTCTCTCAAACCTTTCTtcgtga